The proteins below come from a single Pieris brassicae chromosome 1, ilPieBrab1.1, whole genome shotgun sequence genomic window:
- the LOC123711405 gene encoding uncharacterized protein LOC123711405, translating into MACHTKLPKLETEEIASKSTNLLGPSLESKFDELKYEIIHKIDSELTDSKNARDYITQKYDELCNKIQYLAELDATVNGFRTDVKAIEKQILELSTRLDDVEKRAIARDCPSITSSMLGVPK; encoded by the coding sequence ATGGCTTGTCATACAAAACTCCCGAAACTGGAAACCGAAGAAATAGCCAGTAAGAGTACAAATTTATTAGGCCCTAGTTTGGAATCGAAATTTGACGAGCTCAAGTACGAAATAATTCACAAAATAGATAGTGAACTAACAGACTCGAAAAACGCAAGAGATTATATAACGCAAAAGTACGACGAGCTTTGTAATAAGATACAGTATCTAGCCGAACTAGACGCTACGGTGAACGGTTTTCGTACTGATGTTAAAGCAATAGAAAAACAGATACTGGAATTGTCTACAAGATTGGATGATGTAGAGAAGAGAGCGATTGCAAGAGATTGTCCATCGATTACGTCATCAATGTTGGGTGTACCTAAATAG